From a single Ignavibacteriales bacterium genomic region:
- a CDS encoding Glu/Leu/Phe/Val dehydrogenase: MTSYNSFGVEQQQVLEAARILNLDKATSDLLLWPQREFKFTMPVKMDNGEVKIFHGYRIQYNYARGPAKGGIRFHPDETVDTIRALAGWMTWKTAVLDLPLGGGKGGVVCDPRHMSDRELENVARGYVRAVAPHIGVDKDIPAPDVYTNPQTMAWMMDEYETILNIHQPGVLTDKPMQIGGTEGRRDATARGGVISVREACKVLGVDPHGAFAIQGFGNAGQRAALLHQELLGGGKLVAVCDSRGGISNVDGLNPKELVMHKLKTGSVVGFPGAKSIPRDSIVELDVQVLYPAALENSINDENAASIKARIICELANGPTTPEADLILHEKGVHVIPDILASAGGVTVSYFEMVQDKYSYFWDEKTVHQRLDEKISRAYLTVQEAIKEKKVHPRLAAMVVSVARVAEACKLRGWV, from the coding sequence ATGACATCCTATAATTCGTTTGGAGTCGAACAACAGCAGGTCCTCGAAGCTGCGAGGATCCTGAACCTGGACAAAGCGACGAGCGACCTGCTTCTTTGGCCGCAGCGCGAATTCAAATTCACCATGCCTGTCAAGATGGACAACGGCGAGGTGAAGATCTTCCACGGATACAGGATACAATACAACTATGCCCGTGGTCCGGCGAAGGGAGGAATTCGCTTCCACCCGGACGAGACGGTCGATACCATCCGGGCTCTCGCGGGATGGATGACGTGGAAAACGGCCGTGCTTGATCTGCCGCTCGGCGGCGGAAAGGGGGGCGTGGTCTGCGATCCAAGGCATATGTCGGATCGTGAACTCGAAAACGTGGCACGCGGGTATGTGCGGGCAGTGGCCCCGCATATTGGAGTCGACAAGGATATTCCGGCCCCTGACGTATATACGAATCCACAGACGATGGCGTGGATGATGGATGAGTATGAGACGATTCTCAATATTCATCAGCCCGGCGTACTGACGGATAAACCGATGCAGATCGGGGGAACAGAAGGACGACGTGACGCCACGGCGCGCGGAGGTGTCATCAGCGTGAGGGAGGCATGCAAGGTGCTCGGCGTCGATCCGCATGGGGCGTTCGCGATCCAGGGCTTCGGCAATGCCGGCCAGAGGGCTGCATTGTTACACCAGGAGCTGCTGGGCGGCGGGAAGCTGGTCGCGGTCTGCGATTCGCGGGGAGGCATTTCCAATGTCGATGGCTTGAATCCCAAGGAACTCGTCATGCATAAGCTCAAGACCGGTTCTGTTGTCGGATTTCCGGGAGCGAAGTCCATCCCGCGCGACTCCATCGTCGAACTTGACGTACAGGTCCTGTATCCGGCGGCGCTGGAAAACTCCATCAATGATGAAAACGCGGCTTCTATCAAAGCTCGAATCATTTGTGAGTTGGCTAATGGCCCGACCACGCCGGAGGCTGATCTTATCCTGCACGAAAAAGGAGTGCACGTGATCCCGGATATCCTCGCAAGCGCGGGAGGAGTTACGGTCTCCTATTTTGAGATGGTTCAGGACAAGTATTCGTACTTCTGGGACGAGAAAACCGTCCATCAGCGGCTCGACGAGAAAATTTCGAGGGCGTACCTGACCGTGCAGGAGGCGATCAAGGAGAAGAAAGTCCATCCGCGCCTTGCAGCGATGGTGGTGAGTGTTGCCCGTGTTGCAGAAGCGTGTAAGCTTCGGGGATGGGTTTAG
- a CDS encoding alpha/beta hydrolase-fold protein yields MNTEEPMRPMETVPRPFLLVVLLLAAVGWGLAQDMKVSVRVVPPASTPRDAKIFIAGNSPALGNWDPGKVLLIRENARLWIYSTDAPVGSVLEFKITRGSWSSEALYVDGAIPQNTVVKISSDTVITLAPVTWNDLSQSRKNRTLAGGVTGTVRYHRSLKGEGLNFARDILVWLPPSYRREPVKRYPVLYMHDGQNVFDPATSFIGFDWRADEVADSLIRAHAIEDIIIVGINSTPDRMKEYADTELGRKYARFVVDRVKPFIDSRYRTKPSRENTAVMGSSMGGLVSMLFVLWYPAVFSEAACLSSSVGFGIGEKDLEESFNENQLSKHLRIYMDVGELERSLLPGNEALAAFLQKNGYESGKNFEYFVAQGALHNEQAWAHRLWRPLTFLFGR; encoded by the coding sequence ATGAACACTGAAGAGCCGATGCGGCCGATGGAAACAGTGCCCAGACCCTTTCTCCTCGTCGTGCTTCTCTTGGCCGCTGTGGGCTGGGGTCTCGCACAGGATATGAAGGTTTCGGTGCGGGTTGTCCCACCCGCGTCTACACCGCGTGATGCGAAGATTTTCATTGCGGGGAATTCTCCCGCGCTGGGAAACTGGGACCCGGGAAAAGTACTCTTGATCAGGGAGAACGCTCGGTTGTGGATCTATTCCACCGATGCGCCAGTTGGAAGTGTGCTCGAGTTCAAAATTACACGTGGCAGTTGGAGCTCTGAGGCCCTCTATGTCGACGGCGCCATTCCCCAGAATACGGTTGTCAAGATATCTTCCGACACCGTGATTACGCTGGCCCCTGTGACCTGGAATGATCTCTCTCAATCCCGCAAGAACCGTACGCTGGCAGGCGGTGTCACCGGCACAGTCCGGTATCATCGTTCCCTGAAAGGGGAGGGATTGAATTTTGCCCGCGATATTCTCGTGTGGCTTCCTCCGTCGTACAGAAGGGAACCCGTGAAACGATATCCGGTCCTCTACATGCATGACGGACAGAACGTCTTTGATCCCGCGACGTCGTTCATAGGATTTGACTGGCGGGCTGACGAAGTTGCGGACAGTCTGATCCGGGCGCATGCAATCGAAGACATTATCATCGTCGGTATCAATAGCACTCCCGATCGCATGAAGGAGTATGCGGATACTGAGCTGGGTCGGAAATATGCCAGATTTGTCGTCGATCGTGTGAAACCTTTCATCGACTCCCGGTATCGTACCAAACCCTCCCGTGAGAACACTGCGGTGATGGGTTCTTCGATGGGTGGATTGGTTTCCATGTTGTTTGTCTTGTGGTATCCGGCCGTGTTTTCCGAAGCGGCCTGTCTCTCGTCGTCAGTAGGATTCGGAATTGGCGAAAAAGACCTGGAAGAAAGTTTCAACGAAAACCAATTGAGCAAGCACCTGCGCATCTATATGGACGTCGGTGAGCTCGAGAGGTCCTTGCTCCCCGGCAATGAGGCTCTCGCTGCGTTCCTTCAGAAGAACGGATACGAGTCCGGCAAGAACTTCGAGTACTTTGTCGCACAAGGCGCACTGCACAACGAGCAGGCCTGGGCTCACCGGCTGTGGCGCCCCTTGACGTTCCTGTTCGGACGATAG